The genomic DNA GCTTGTTGTATACCCTTATCTACTGATGGAATGTATTCTCTTGGGATACGCCCTCCGGTAACAGAGTCTACGAATTCGTATCCTACCCCAAGCTCTTGTGGTCCAAAGTTCATTATTACGTGACCATATTGTCCACGACCACCAGACTGTTTTGCGTATTTGAGTTCATGCTTGATTGTTTGAGTAATTGTCTCACGGTAAGCTACTTGAGGGGCGCCAACATTCGCTTCTACTTTGAATTCTCTTTTCATACGATCAACTAGGATATCCAGATGAAGCTCACCCATTCCTGCGATTATCGTTTGTCCGGTTTCGTGATCAGATGATACTCGGAAAGTTGGGTCCTCTTCAGAAAGTTTATTGAGCGCAATACCCATTTTTTCTTGATCGGCTTTTGTCTTTGGTTCGATTGCGATAGAGATAACCGGTTCAGGGAAGCTCATTGATTCTAGAACGATTTGTTGAGATGGATCACATAGAGTATGCCCTGTGAATGTTTTTTTAAGTCCAACTACCGCCGCAATATCCCCAGCTCCTACTTCTTTTACCTCTTCACGAGAGTTTGCATGCATACGTACTAGACGTCCGATACGTTCTTTCTCCCCGGTGTTTGGATTGTAAACATATGACCCCGCTTCAAGCTTACCTGAATATACGCGTACGAATGTAAGTCGTCCTATAAATGGATCAGTCGCTACTTTAAATGCTAGGGCTGCTGTTGGAGCATCTACAGATGGCTTTCTTGTAAGTTCTTTCTCCTCATTGTCCGGGTCGTGTCCAGTTACGTGGTCTACATCTAGCGGAGAAGGTAGATAGGCAACCACAGCATCAATAACCAGTTGTACACCTTGGTCTTTTAGGGCGGACCCGCAAAGTACAGGGTACAATTGACTTGATACAGTTCCTATTCGAAGCCCTTTGTTGAGCTGCTCTACTGTAAGTTCTCCATTTTCAAGGTATGCATTCATCATTTCTTCTGAAATCTCACCTACTTTTTCCATAAGTGTTGCACGGAATTTCTCTGCTTTATCTTTCATGTCAGCCGGAATCTCGATTTCTTCAACCACTTCTCCATGAGCACCTTTGAATTCGTATGCTTTCATTTCAACCAGATCTATTACTCCATTGAATGATGAGTCAGCCCCTATAGGTAGTTGAATTGCAACGGCATCCTTTGAAAGTCTGTCATGAATAGAGTTGAGTGACATATAGAAGTCAGCTCCCATTTTATCCATTTTATTTATAAAACATATACGAGGTACATCATATTTATCAGCTTGTCGCCATACTGTTTCTGATTGTGGCTCTACACCTTGTGAACCATCAAATACTGCAACCCCTCCATCTAGTACACGCATTGAACGCTCTACTTCAACAGTAAAGTCAACGTGACCCGGGGTGTCGATGATATTGATTTTTGTCCCTTTCCAAGAACAAGTAGTTGCCGCGGAAGTAATAGTAATTCCACGTTCTTTTTCTTGGTCCATCCAGTCCATTTGAGATTCCCCATCATGAGTTTCTCCAATTTTGTGCACCTTTCCGGTGTAGAAAAGAATACGCTCTGTGACAGTTGTTTTTCCGGCATCAATATGAGCACAGATACCAATATTTCTCACCTTGAGTAAGTCTTCTGACATGTTTTTAAAATTAAATTTTAGTTAAATATTTTGGTTTGTTTTCTTGACTATTAAAACAGCCTAATTCCGTTATATAGTCACGCAAACCCGCCAGATTATAAGGGATTGGCTTAAGAAGTCAATGAATTATAATTTAGAATAACCGGTTAGGTATAGCCCGGTCGTTCCCATCCCTTAAGTGAGTGATTACCTCAGAAATACTGGCTTGCTGTGAGATTTATGTTATAGTTAAAAACTTAATAATATAACTTTAAAAAAATGTCGAACGGTGTAAGTTGGTGGAGCGAAAAGAAAGGAGATGACACTTATAATATAGTTGCGCCAAGTCTCAATGATGCGGCCGGTATTTTACAGGACCCAACTCTTAAAGATTTCCCAGTCGTTTTACATTTGCGGGTCGGGGAGACAAGAGCAGGTGTTTTAGAGGAATTGCAATCCCTAGGAGTTGCTGCGGAAGAAACTAGAGCTAGATTGCAGATTCGGGAAATTCCGTTCGATCCGCTGAAAATGGATATTCAAGCGATGCGTTATATGGTGGGAGTTGCCAAAAGAACTTTACTTCCCATAGCAGATGGTTTTGAAGCGGTCGATGGCAGGAAATTTATAGTGAAGCAACGTCCTGATGACAAATGGCGTTGCGAAGGTTTCCATGGCTTTCCTATAGATGACTTGAACTCCGCGAACCGATCCCTCTCTGATTCTTTTGATAAAAATCGATTATTCAAGCCTTACGACAGCCGTGAGGAAGCGCTTGCCGTCATTGTTGAGGCATTCACGACTTTCGGATGGATAGTAAGAGATGAGAAAGTGTAATTAAATCGCTTTTTTCTTGACTTATCGTACTATTAAGAGTACTATTGATAGTGTGATAGATAGTACGATTCGTGCCTACTTTGCATCACATGTGTGCTACATACTATATTTTAATCTTTTTTTATGAATATTTTAGCCGCAAACGAGCTTAAGGTGAAAGGGGTCTCCGCTCTGGAGGATGCCCTCTCCCACGATGATCGGGCATTCATCACCGTGCGCGGAAAAACCAAATATGTTGTGTTGACCGTGGATGAGTACGATAATTTAAGGGAATGCGAATTGGAGAGATTGTTGAGGGAGGCAAAGGAAGATATTGCGAGAGGAGATTATACTCAGGAAACCGTTGCGGAGCACGTTAAAAGATTAACGAAAGAATTAAATGACGAAAATTAATTTCACGAAAAAATACAAGAAAATTGAAAAAATATTTTTGAGAAAACATCCTGACTTGCTCAAGAGATATATAAAAACACTTGAATTTTTGGAAATTAATCCATTCTACCCATCACTTGGTCTTCATAAATTGAAAGGTATGGAGCTTTATTCCGTATCAATCAACATATCTTATCGAATTACTTTGGAGTTTTTTATAGAAGGTGATGAGGTCACTTTGATCCGTGTCGGTAGTCATGAGGAGGTGTATTGATCCGTTTAGCGTAGTGTAGGATGAGTGTAGCCGATCGTTACAGCTGGTTTCCTCGTTACATCCAGATAAATAAAAGTCTTTGTTTCCCGATTATAGAAAATATTATCATCTAGGTCGCCGAATTGCGTTCCAGATGCCTCTAGCGCGGCTTCAATCTCCCAGAATTTCTCATTCATTTCCTTATAATTATTATCCGCTCGCTCTTCTTCTTCCGGATTTAATTCCTTCGCATCCGCAAGGCAGCTTAAGACTCTTGGGTCCCCGTAGAGCTCACCATAATCATCAAATCCGCTACCGAGATGCCAGATATATGGTTTGAAGCCCGTACTTTCCAAATTTTCCCAGCTTGAGACGAACCAACTTTGTCCTTTATCTTGATAACCGAATTGAGGTTCTATTGTTCTGACATATGGCAGTCGGGCCAGAGCTTCCCTCGCAAGAATCGTATTATGGAATTCGATATAGCCCGGATTATGAGTCGCTGTTGATTTTTTAACAAAGAAGGATGTTCCTTTGTAAGTAAGTCTTGCATAACTTACAATATCGAGTCTCCGTATAGTCGTGGCTTCATCATCCCACCATGTTCTGTGTGATTTTCCAAGTAACTGTACTTCCAATTCCGTAGCCCTATCAATATGAGGTTTGTCCGGTTTCAAATATGCTCCGCGCGTCTCTTTCATCGCATCCCAAAGTTTTCTCGGTGTATCAAGGAGTTTATCTTCTTCCCTTATTATATCCCAGTCGTAACTCTCGTGATTCCACTTGCATTCGTATTTATCTTTGAGCGTGAGATTTTCGGGATTATAGGCATCTTCAGCCTCTTTTATTAGACGAAGGGCAGTTTTTATTAAACCCCTTTGCTCCTTCAACATTCGCCTAAATTGATCATTGTATGCGAGTTTGCGATTTGGTGTCTCAAAGAATGTTGATACGTGTTCGGTGGATTGTGGCATGATTTGTTTTATCGCCTCTTGAATAAAAGGTTGCGTATCAAGATTTAACGATAGCGTTGTCATAGTGTTGAAATTAATTTTTTTTAAAATTCATGAGGAGCTATTATGGCATATTGCTAATGATTGTAAAGTGTGACCATGAATGTTGGGCGGTGGGTTTGTTTTAGCTAAGCCATTATTAGAATTTTACAAAACTGCCCACACCATTTGGGCAGGGCGGGGTTTTGTGGTATAATGGATACGGTATAGGGCTAAATAGTTGATTTTTGGAAATGAACTAGTTATAATATAAATGTTTTCAGAAATAAACTGATTAATCTCAGGATTCATGATAAATAAAACCATTATAGAACAGCAAAATCCGTGGTGGAAAGCGGGTAAACTCGATAGGAAGATGTTCCCGCGTTATATTTTACCTGAGTTGATAAAAAATCTAAAAAACTCAAAAATTCTCGCTTTGGTTGGAAGCAGGCAAGTTGGTAAATCATCCTTGATGGATTTAATGATCGAAGATTTACTTAAAAGTGTGAAACCGACAAACATACTTTATTTTAATCTTGATGATTTTAGTATTCAGGAACTTTTTAGCTCCCCCGGAAGTTTTATTTCTTATCTGGGAGGCATTACCGAGAAAAAGTATATCTTTATCGATGAGGTGCAGAGGCTTCCTTCTCCCGGATTATTTTTGAAGACCATTTATGATCTCCATTTAAATATAAAATTGGTGGTGAGCGGGTCGTCGCAACTTGAACTACGGTCTAAGCTGAAAGAATTTCTCGTCGGTCGTATGCGACAGTTCGAAATCTCCAGATTGCATTTCGAAGAAATGCTTTCACTGAATCCCAATATTCCGCATGAAACGATTCTTACCGAAATGCTTACCTATGGAGGCTATCCCGATATTGCGAAGGAGCAAAATGACTTGGAAAAACAGCGACTTATCGGTGATGTTTATGAGACATATTTGAAAAAAGATATTTCGGATTTTGCGAAAATCGATGATGTAGGTGCATTTAATAAGTTAATTATATTGCTCGCTTCGCAGATAGGAAATTTATTGAATATAAATAAACTTTCCGACACGCTTCGTATTTCCGAATATAAGGTGAAGCAGTATCTGGATATTCTCGAGGGTACATTTATTATAAAATTGATACCTCCGTTTTGTGGGAATTATCAAAAAGAGATCAGGAAAACTCCAAAAGTATTTTTTATGGATCTTGGGCTAAGAAATTATGTACTGAAGAATTGGGGTGAACTTGAAATGAGGGTTGATAAGGGGGCATTGTTTGAAAATGCGGTATTCCTGGAAATGTATGGCAGGGATATTTATAAGGAGAAAAATTATTATTATTGGCGCACCACCAATCAGACCGAAATTGATTTCGTTATTCGAAGCGGTACCGAACTGTATGCGATTGAAGCGAAATATGGTTCGCGA from Candidatus Peregrinibacteria bacterium includes the following:
- a CDS encoding type II toxin-antitoxin system Phd/YefM family antitoxin → MNILAANELKVKGVSALEDALSHDDRAFITVRGKTKYVVLTVDEYDNLRECELERLLREAKEDIARGDYTQETVAEHVKRLTKELNDEN
- a CDS encoding ATP-binding protein produces the protein MINKTIIEQQNPWWKAGKLDRKMFPRYILPELIKNLKNSKILALVGSRQVGKSSLMDLMIEDLLKSVKPTNILYFNLDDFSIQELFSSPGSFISYLGGITEKKYIFIDEVQRLPSPGLFLKTIYDLHLNIKLVVSGSSQLELRSKLKEFLVGRMRQFEISRLHFEEMLSLNPNIPHETILTEMLTYGGYPDIAKEQNDLEKQRLIGDVYETYLKKDISDFAKIDDVGAFNKLIILLASQIGNLLNINKLSDTLRISEYKVKQYLDILEGTFIIKLIPPFCGNYQKEIRKTPKVFFMDLGLRNYVLKNWGELEMRVDKGALFENAVFLEMYGRDIYKEKNYYYWRTTNQTEIDFVIRSGTELYAIEAKYGSRSVPKSFLTFRKFYHGSLCKVVTPSDVYEFSIL
- a CDS encoding plasmid stabilization protein: MTKINFTKKYKKIEKIFLRKHPDLLKRYIKTLEFLEINPFYPSLGLHKLKGMELYSVSINISYRITLEFFIEGDEVTLIRVGSHEEVY
- the fusA gene encoding elongation factor G; amino-acid sequence: MSEDLLKVRNIGICAHIDAGKTTVTERILFYTGKVHKIGETHDGESQMDWMDQEKERGITITSAATTCSWKGTKINIIDTPGHVDFTVEVERSMRVLDGGVAVFDGSQGVEPQSETVWRQADKYDVPRICFINKMDKMGADFYMSLNSIHDRLSKDAVAIQLPIGADSSFNGVIDLVEMKAYEFKGAHGEVVEEIEIPADMKDKAEKFRATLMEKVGEISEEMMNAYLENGELTVEQLNKGLRIGTVSSQLYPVLCGSALKDQGVQLVIDAVVAYLPSPLDVDHVTGHDPDNEEKELTRKPSVDAPTAALAFKVATDPFIGRLTFVRVYSGKLEAGSYVYNPNTGEKERIGRLVRMHANSREEVKEVGAGDIAAVVGLKKTFTGHTLCDPSQQIVLESMSFPEPVISIAIEPKTKADQEKMGIALNKLSEEDPTFRVSSDHETGQTIIAGMGELHLDILVDRMKREFKVEANVGAPQVAYRETITQTIKHELKYAKQSGGRGQYGHVIMNFGPQELGVGYEFVDSVTGGRIPREYIPSVDKGIQQAMSRGIVAGYPIVDIRAELLDGTYHDVDSSQLAFEIAGSMCFQEAARKAGPAILEPLMAVEVVTPDDYFGDVMGDLSARRGQIQESGDRGMVKFIKALVPLSEMFGYMTDLRSNTQGRATYSMELAHYAQVPRNVAEEIIAKRSK